Proteins encoded together in one Ictidomys tridecemlineatus isolate mIctTri1 chromosome 3, mIctTri1.hap1, whole genome shotgun sequence window:
- the Gp5 gene encoding platelet glycoprotein V translates to MFVAFSDMLRSILLCALLLRAQPFPCPQACKCVVRDAALCSDSNVAHIADLGLPTNLTHVLLFRMGRGALQNHSFSGMTVLQRLILRDSHISDIAPGTFNDLIKLKTLRLSRNKITHLPEALLDKMVLLEQLFLDHNALRDIDQNMFHQLANLKELLLNQNELTFLSANLFANLGNLKLLDLSGNNLSHLPKGLFGTQAKLETLLLHSNQLVSLDSGLLDNLEALIELQLDKNHLRAIAAGAFDRLRNLRTLTLSRNHLGFLPPALFLHSHSLTQLTLFENPLEELPDVLFGEMAGLQELWLNATQLRTLPASAFRNLSGLRTLGVTVSPRLSALPQGTFQGLAELRVLALHSNGLASLPDALLRGLGRLRQVSLHHNRLQALPRALFRNLSSLEKVQLDHNELETLPGDLFGALPQLTEILLGHNPWLCDCGLWPFLEWLRQHPGLVGREEPPSCHGPVERAGMLFWALLEGDPWCPSPRGAPPRPLAGNALEVPIPSLLPNSAEPGAWTQMVATSEHQDHSLFWGLYFLLLAAQAVITGIIVFAMIKIGGLFRKLIRERARESTGKPRH, encoded by the coding sequence ATGTTTGTTGCCTTTTCAGATATGCTAAGGAGCATCCTGCTGTGCGCATTGCTCCTGCGCGCCCAGCCTTTCCCCTGCCCTCAAGCCTGCAAATGTGTTGTCCGCGACGCCGCGCTGTGCTCCGACAGCAACGTGGCACACATCGCGGACCTGGGTCTGCCCACCAACCTCACGCACGTCCTGCTCTTCCGAATGGGCCGCGGAGCCTTGCAAAATCACAGCTTCAGTGGCATGACCGTCCTGCAGCGCTTGATTCTAAGGGACAGCCACATCTCTGATATTGCCCCGGGTACCTTCAATGACTTGATAAAACTAAAAACCCTCAGGCTGTCGCGCAACAAAATCACCCATCTTCCAGAAGCTCTCCTGGATAAGATGGTGCTCCTGGAACAGTTGTTCTTGGACCACAATGCACTAAGGGACATTGACCAAAACATGTTTCACCAATTGGCTAACCTGAAGGAGCTCCTTTTGAATCAGAATGAACTCACTTTTCTTTCTGCTAACCTTTTCGCAAATCTGGGGAACCTGAAACTGCTGGATTTATCGGGAAACAATTTGAGCCACCTGCCCAAGGGACTGTTTGGAACACAGGCGAAGCTTGAGACACTTCTGCTCCACTCCAACCAGCTAGTCTCTCTGGATTCGGGGCTGCTGGACAACCTGGAAGCCCTGATCGAGCTGCAGCTCGACAAAAATCACCTCCGTGCCATCGCGGCTGGTGCCTTCGACCGTCTCCGGAACCTGAGGACCTTGACTCTTTCGAGAAACCACCTCGGGTTTCTGCCCCCCGCACTCTTTCTTCATTCTCACAGCTTGACTCAGTTGACCCTGTTCGAGAACCCGCTGGAAGAGCTCCCCGACGTGCTCTTCGGGGAGATGGCCGGCCTGCAGGAGCTGTGGCTGAACGCCACCCAGCTACGCACGCTGCCCGCCTCGGCCTTCCGCAACCTGAGCGGCCTGCGCACCCTAGGGGTGACAGTGAGCCCGCGCCTGAGCGCGCTCCCGCAGGGCACTTTCCAGGGTCTGGCTGAGCTCCGCGTGCTGGCCCTGCACTCCAATGGCCTCGCCTCGCTCCCCGACGCCTTGCTGCGCGGCCTCGGCAGGCTGCGCCAGGTGTCGCTGCACCACAACCGGTTGCAGGCCCTGCCCCGTGCGCTCTTCCGCAACCTCAGCAGCCTGGAGAAGGTCCAACTCGACCACAACGAGTTGGAGACTCTGCCTGGCGATCTATTTGGGGCTCTGCCTCAGCTGACAGAAATCCTGCTGGGGCATAATCCCTGGCTCTGCGACTGTGGCCTGTGGCCATTCCTTGAGTGGTTGCGACAGCACCCGGGTCTGGTGGGTCGAGAAGAGCCCCCGAGCTGCCACGGCCCTGTGGAGCGTGCTGGCATGTTGTTCTGGGCTCTCCTGGAGGGTGACCCCTGGTGCCCGAGCCCTCGGGGCGCGCCTCCCCGCCCTCTAGCAGGGAACGCCCTGGAAGTCCCCATCCCCTCCTTGCTTCCTAACAGCGCAGAACCTGGGGCCTGGACCCAGATGGTGGCTACCAGCGAACATCAAGATCACAGCCTCTTCTGGGGTCTGTATTTTTTGCTTCTAGCTGCTCAGGCCGTCATAACCGGCATCATTGTGTTTGCTATGATTAAAATAGGCGGGCTCTTTCGAAAATTAATCAGAGAGAGGGCTCGTGAGTCAACTGGAAAACCTCGTCATTAA